The region TATGATAGGCAGAAAGAACCAAATGAAGGAATGGGGGAGCAGGGTTAGGGTTTGTGGTATTTATATTACTAATGTTATAGTTTTAAGTCCCAAAATGTCCTCGTTTTTCATTTAGACTCCCTAAAATATCCTTCCGTTGCTTTTTCAACGAAGTCATATCTGAGACGCAGAAATGCACGTTTATATTTAGCAAGTTAATCATTGCCTCGGTTATTTGTCACGCGCTATAGAAATGCGTGAGAGTGTTTGAGTCCACTTTCCAGTTTAAGGATTTGATAGGGTGTCGTGTCGTGTCGTGTCGTGTCGTGGtgaaaaattagagagagaCTTGCTGCCAAAGGCAGACAGGCACAGCTGTTCCGTTCCAGGCTTGATGTGGGATTTTATTTCTTATGGGCTAGACTTGCTTGCTAGGTTGAAAAATAATGTGGTCCATTGGGCCTTTTGGGGTCAGGAAAGCCTTTAAGCTTTATTCtcgtctttctttcttcaaattTTCGAATCTTTCGTGGCTTCCAaggttgatttaaaaatattgacaacCGTTAAATCCACGATAAATATGTGATTAACTGAATTAATCATATGATGTTCGGTGGAAAACTCTATACTAATTGCTAGGTTGTTCAACTTCATGGGTTTGTAGTAAAATCCAAATTCCGTGCTTCATCACTGTAAATAAGATACTGTTTGATAGACtgaacaaaaattttttttgctgtGAAGTTGTTTAGTGTATTTTtggataatacaaaaaaataacttgttttttaaaaaatgaatcataAAAGAGAGATAtgactaatttatttaatcatgcaCAAAGATTAATCTAGTTAATTTAagtcaatctaaaaataaaaataattgctatcataattttaaatcttaattagaGGCAAAACCACGGTCATGGACCAGATTGACCATTATAtcaatgtaagaataaaaataattatcattatagttttaaaactcgactcaTTGCTTGATCCGAGTCGCGGGTTGAGACCATTAACCCAAGTTCATAAAATGATAGAAGtagttattatagttttaaaaacaattcaggGCCATGAGCTAAGTTAACTATTAACCATGATCATTGTAAGGATTAAAATAGTTagtattatagttttaaattcgACTTAAGAGTCGATCTCGGGCTAGGCATGGATCACAGGTTAAGTTAATCGTTGACATGAGTtgatgtaaagataaaaataattattatcatgattttaaaactcgattcgGAAGTCGGTCTAAAGCCAGTCTCGAGTCACATGTTGGGTTGATCACTGGCTTAGGTTTgcataatgataaaaataattgttattatagttTCTAAAACCCGACTTGGGAGTCAACTTGAAGCTAGGTCAGGGTAGATTATTGATCCgaccaacataaaaataaaaatggttattattataattttaaaacttttacttGGAGGTCAACTCAGGGTTAGACTTGGGTCATGGACCAGATTAACCATTGACCCGATCAATGTAATGATAAAAATCTCTAttgtcataattttaaaatccagtTAAGAGGTTGAACTAGGGCAAGACTCAAATCATGAGTCGGGATGATCAATTTAGGTTGACCTAAaacaatgcaaaaataaaaatgattattattatagttttaaaatctaactcGAAGGTCAATCTGAGGTAAAGCTCGAGACGTGACTTGGAAGGGTCAACTCGGGttgacataaattaaaaaaaaatcaaaacaatcttattttgacaaaaaaatataaaaaaaaattaaaatttttttagattgtgttCTATTTCGTGTTAATCCAAGTTTTAACTGGATTAAATCAGacaaattatttctttattttttttaaactcaaaacaatttaaactttGAGTTGACCAAGTCACTTCTAGTATctaacaaacacaaaaataaaacaaattatttaatctGATCCAAAACCCatcaaacacaaaacaaaacaattatttattcaattcTATTTCCAATTATATTCAgtctaataaatattatttaataccCGCATTTTTGGCTCCTCAACTCGGATCGTTCTTCATGTTATCACACACAGTCACACAGGTGAGGCCCCGATCACGAGAGCCATTGACTGCACCgacaattcaaaacattatcAATTCGTCATACAGACACGTGTATCCATTCCCGGTCCATGCAGACTAGCAAATACAAAGTTGTTTTACTTCTTGAGTCATAACCCTTTTTATCTcgtaaattaattatatggaCGTCCCTCCACTCCCCCGCAGCAATGAAGTCATGAACTTTCTGCTGGTGAAGACAACCCCAGTCAACATTTCCACTTCAATTGCATGACTCAGTTCATAGCAAGGCGAGAgaggggaaaaataaaaaataaaacagttcTCAAACTCGGTAGATATAAATGCACTCCCATACGAAACATTAAGTTAAATCAAttgaagaaaagataaacacatTTCCGCAACAAAACACAGTTCTTTTGAAGGGTGCAAGCAGCCGCTAAACAGCCGCCTCCTACATCTTGAACCTTAAGCCATAATCTTGGCGGACCTCACGTAGAGGCTATCAACAACCTTGCCAACATTGGAAATGGTCTCCAACGTAGCTGGGTAGATCGCATCTGTTTTTGGATCATCAAAAATGACGAGGCATCCAGCACCTTGGTCTAAAGTCCCAGCAAATTTTTTATCCAGAATCATCTGAGATAGTTTCTTTTCCACGTGATCTATGGGCAGTTCAATCAGATCTGCAATGTGAGCAATCTCAACCCTTGAGAATGGCTCGATCAACCTGCAAAGGTTCTGCTCTAGTAAAGTGTCATATAGGGATGAGAGATGCCGATGAACAATTGGGTCTTCCTCTAGTTGGGCTTTAAAATCCCGAAGTGCAGTCTCAAAGAGCTTTAAGGAGCGTTTCGAATGAGCATCAGCAACAGCTTTCATTGCATCCAGCTCAGGCCCCACATACTGTAGCCCTGCTTTGGATGATATTATTCCTGCAACATCATCAGCTTGGCTCACCATTATTTTGCACAACAACATATACTTGAGGCTAAATACTGCTCGGGGATCTTCAAGAGCATTGAAAGCTTCAAATGCCTCGAAGAAGTAGCTGTAACCAGTTTTGTAATCCTTCTCTTCTGCATGAAGGATCCCGCTCTGCAAATCTATAGTACCCTGTTGAGCTGGTGGCACATAAATTGCATTGGCTGCTGTTCTTGCTGCTGTTAGTGCAGCCTTGGCTTTAGGGAGGTTTCTTAGAGAAAAGTGGAGCTTACTCTCCAGCAAGTCTATGTCCACAAGAAGAAGCTTGTCATCCAATCTTCTCACCTCCTTGATCAGGCCAGAAAGCAGGTTTAATGCTTCTGAATACTCTTTACTTTCCATCAATAGGGCTGCCAGTCTTGCTTCAACTCGCTGCCGAAGAAAAGTTCGCTTCTCAGCACGGGTCCACTGCACCATCTCTTTGCACAGAGAAATCTGGAGATCAGAAGTGCCTGGTATTTTAGCTACCGCATCAATTATCCCACGAACAATTTTTGCAGTTTTTGCCTTGGGAATCAATGCAAAAAAGGGCCTCAACTGGGTCAGAAGGCTTCGAAGCTCCTCTGCCCGGTTCTCCTGTCTAAGAAGATCTGAGAGATTCGTGATGGACTGTTCCTTAATCCTGAGGGATTCAGGAGAAGATGATGTGCTCTCTAGTATGCGGTAAAAGATTGAAATGGATTCAGATGGATTTTTCGCCTCTAAAGCCTGAGCAATTGAGTCCGTAGTTGCAGGGAGGTACGAGGTTGACATGATGAATGTTTTGAAATATCAAAGTCCtgcaaaatgaaaatttatttgatatgcGCCCTTGCCTCGAGCAATGAAAAAATGATGGTAAAGAATAAAAGTGTGCATATGCCCCAAGAAGAACTGCTTGCAAGATATCCATCTAGAGTCCAGACAACAACACGTAGTGAATACAAAGGAAAGATTCCTGGCAGTAGCTACCTATACTAACAGCATAATAATGTTAAGACCTTTTGCTGCACCAGATTCTGATTATTGTCTCCGTTAGAACCAATAACATCAGAGCTCACAACACTATTTCATCCcacaaaacagagaaaaaaaaaccaacaaaatcatgaaatcattatttttaaaaaccgcTGATCTTAAGCAGCCAACTTTTAACACTCAATGGGtatcaaaatttatcaaattagtATCCTTGGTTTCTTTTATATGGAATCCTTAATTATTGTCTTACATTATCTTTGGCTTTTTTAGACATATTCATATAATTCTACACAAACTATACTGGAGGTTTTCTCAATCAGGCTACCAAAAACAATATAGAGAAACAGATAGAGTAACTAGCTTAGAAACTAGGATGGTTGGCAGTATTTCCAGGGAAATAAAAATTCACGTTCAATGAGGCTGTTACTATTCCATACCTAGAGGCATATGAGGATAGCACAGCATTCCAAGAGATGAGTAGCAGATGATACTGTTGGAGTTAAAGTGCTTAAGATGATACACACATGGCTATCAAACTTGCGATTTAAAAGCAGGTTAAACAACTCAACGAACAAAAATAGGACCCACATAAAATCATACAGTGATTATGCCTCAGCAAGATGGGATGGtggaaatcacttttttatcatgttttcacTAATTCTAAATTTGCAGCTTCTCATTAAGGGAGACATGCAACAGTACTTTCACTCCTTACGTAGTGGCTAGGCTTTCCAGATGTGAGAATGTGTGGCACTGAATGTGCCATGTTACCcacttttaataaaatcataaagcaAGCATTAAAGGGAAGCTCAATCACTTCctgacatttattttttctccctCCACTCTGTTTTCCATCAATCCTAAATGAAACCTCAAATTATGCACTACATGTCCCCTACAGATGAATCTCACATACAGGCTTTAACCAACCGAACCCTAGTTCCCCCAATAGTTCGACatataacaatttaattaatcaaccaACTTAAAATTCCAGTCTGTAATAATCAACGCACTCAACCCCCTAATAGGTCATGACTAAAGCCCTACATTCAAATCGTACTCAGCAGAGATGCCAAAGGAGCAAAAAACACCGTATATGCCTAGCACTGGTTTGGTTGAGCCAAGTACTACCACTGGAAGCGTTAAGCTAACTATAGGCACACTTAAACTGTCAGTGTCTAATCAACACAACACTGTCATCAATTAATACTGAAACCAAGCCCCTGTTCCgcacaaacaaaaatattaacagTTTTGATGCAGATCCAAAAAATTGAAAGCCAATGAAAATACGACACTACTCggaaaaaaagtttaatctTCATCCGGAACACATTTAGAAGGTAACCTAATTCGTGCAAAAATCAGAGATACAGCAAGAACAAGTTCATAGATTGAAATTATTGATGCAAAGAGAGAAACCACGTAGATTGTAAGAAGTGGAACGTACCTGTGAACAGAAAAGACCGAGCTTGCTGCTGGAGTAGATCGCGTCCGTCTGCTTTTCCAGCCTGTGTTGAAGAGGTGGTAGGGGGGTGAAGCCAAGTGAAGTCTCTGATGATTTATTATGTGCCCCTTTATTTGGGATGACTTGTTGCGTGGGCAAACTCTTCAGCTGTACTTGGACCTGAAGCCCAAGCATTTTTAAGGCCCGTTGTAAATAAGAGGTTCCGATTCGTTTTCAACACGAGCAAATTGCAATAATTTGAGAATATATAAAAACCGGGTTTACAAGCTCAAGTGTCCCTCTATTTACTTAATTTGTTTAATGTGGCCCaccatcaaatatttttttttatgaggccCTTCTATTTGTGCATAGTTAGTCAAGGCACTAACAACAAACTACTTCACACTTAAAGTCAGCATTAAAACCGAAAAGCATATaacaaatattcaattaataagaagtaaaaaaaaaaacaaaattttaattagacaacggtaattaactaaataaatattctatTTATACTTTTAGGTTCTctccaaggttgttaaaatcacgaaataactcttaaaatcttacaattttacgagtcaacatgTATATAACGTGTCAAATCGAGTTAAAACTCGAAATCGGTCAAACTCGGTTAAAATCGGTAAAATCGGtccgattttacgagtttgaccgattttgaccgatttcgagttttaactcgcaaaaattaaaaaatttactgccTTCCTGTCCGGGTCCCCTGACACTCCACTTCATAGTCCCCACTCCCCAGTCTTCCCTTTCCCCGTTGCCcaaatcttaaattttcaaTCTTAGCAGACTAACACCAGCATTAAAGGATATTGGGTATAAGAAAGCCTTATACTGTATTTTAGGCTGGGAAGGCATGATCGGAGGATTGAAACCATGGAAAGACAGAGGTAGATGATGAGGAATCAAAtgagtaaaataaaagataggaaaatttatataaagaaaaatactgTGTTTTAGACTAACCATTTGTTAACTACAAAAGGAGATGACAAAGACTCAAAGAAAACTTGAAATACATGTCTTGCTTGGTGGGATATTTGGATATTATTTTTAGGACTTGTTACTAACATAAAAAAGGTGGAAGGTGAGGTGGCACGAGAttaaatttatatcattttatacATTTTAGTTCTCATTGTCACGAATTCACTGTATTGAtctcagttaattttttttttttaagttggtgATATACCTTAAAATGTTGTATCATCTCACTAATTGTCTGCAATGTGTTTCAAGACCTGTTCTCTAAAAAATATTCTGAAACTCTATCAATAAAACATAGttgttcaatcttttttttttctttttgtatttttaagttatttaaatcatatatgaattttaatttgaattatgtattttaaggtgtttggatatttatattatttattttatttttattttaattgtgttatattattatttactacttaactgaaattattaatatataattaattaaaatatttcaaatttatgaGCCGAATTAATACTGTTATTTCATGTCATGtcacaaaaaacatttttaacacCCTTGgtgttctctctcttttttggtaTTTATTACTAGCACGATGCCCATGTTGCGTAtgcaattttttccttttctaattttcttaacAGCGGCACTGATTAACCGAGAAAATCTCCAGGGTACTCCCCAATCCCGGTCAAACTCAGTCGCATGGACGAATTACAACTGTTTGGAAAACCAGACACAGCAGAGAGAAAAATAAGCTTCGAAATCGCATCTACAGCTACAAAGATTGTTCTGCAGCACATTGGCATGCCATCGCAACAATCAAACACAGAAAGAACATCccaaaaaataacacaaaccaACCTTAGATGGTTATCTAAAACTGGTGGCTTCGAAAAGATGCGTTACAATTTTATCTTGCCCAAAATTCAGCAATTTAAGAGGAGGTTAGAAGAACACTCCAGCTCTACATTTCATTGTTCAGCCTATAGCATTTCATAATCTCCATCTGCGCCAATGTTCATTTCACAAGCATCGTCATATGATGAAGAAAATAGCTGAATCATGGACGTTGCATAATTCACCACCTTGAATCTACcaatatacatgtgtgtgtgtgtttctttTTGCAAGGCACACGGCTGGTATTAAACCCCTCTTGCCATCTCTCCGTGCTCAACCTAAAAACTACCAGAGAAATATCATCTGAATGCCCAACTAGTctgcattttttattaaacaaacaatttaaatttgatgatCTGATAAATATCCATGACGGCAAAATTCACTAATCAAAGCAGCCCCAAGGTAAGATGTTAGAACAAAATTCCCACAAATCATATTAAGGGCCACTGGCTTCCTCCGACAAAATCCCATACAAACCTACAACtgacttttcaaaaaaacacaCCTGCTAGCCATGCAATGAACCGGCCTCTTTCACTGTTCAATGCAGTCTGCTTGCTTGCTGTTGGGTTCAGTGATAACCTGGAATCATATTGCATGCCTTCCAGTGTCACAACGTCTCATTTCCCAAATATGGAAATCAAATTTAACCAATTCAAGCAATGAAGGGCAATCTGCCTCACTTTCTGTTGGTTATTCATCTCCTTCCACATTCATCTGGAGATCAATGTAAGTTTTTTGCTGCACAACTTCTATCCCATTTTTTCACCCTATCAACATGGTAAAGCAATAAATATTTTCCCCTCAGCACTCATCATCCTGTCTTATCCCATGGCTTCACTGGTAGCCACAACAGAGAATATAAGCAAATTTCTCCAGCTGTCTGTAACTCCCTGAAAGAGAGCAGAtttattgttttactttttCTGTCAAAGAAGGCTGCCAATAATGTCTAGGATTAACAAACACTGAGAGACATGCAATTTTCATTCCCTTTTTCAGACTGATAATAGCAGTTAAAGAACTCACAAAGACAAGATAGTGTCTGACCTGACAAATCTTCGACGCCAAGATCGAATAATGGATCAAAATAGGGTACCTAAAAGCAgagagagaaggggggcagGGGACGGATAGCATTAGATGCTCTgtataaacttcttttttttacaagtcTATCAAAGACAGTAGGCACATTAATAAGCATCCAAACTATTCTGTTAGCACTAGCAACAGATTCAATCCCATCACATAAAGGTTTCTTATTCAATACAATTTCACAACTATTGCTGGTTGTCAGAAGCGTAACTATGACGTGCCTCGAGCTTCAGTCATTTTCTCAAAATGTCAATATTCTATTCATCTTTAGACAAGGTTATCATCAGAGGACTACAGCTGAAAGATAACATGAAAAGCCAGAAATTATAGTaaaagaacaataaataaatggaaGCACACTtcatttcaaaattctcataatcaatttttctttggcTATATTAGCCATTCCATTGTAAAATCTTTTACCTAGCATTACAGATCTTTGATTTTAGTATCTATGAAGTATAATACTTTGACCCAATATTAAGCTTATACCACGTACACACCACACGTGTTCACATATTAACATACGCATAGGCACGTGCGTATAAAATATAGAAGCTAAAAGTCATGATGCATCAGTCAACATCGATATTTAAAATGGTAAATATATGATTGACACTCACCATTAAATAAAGCAGATCCGTTACTGCCGTAAAATCACGTGGCACGTCAGTGTCAATCCAATAGGCTTCACACGCACACgctagaaaaaaattacttgctTCCTTCTCTAGAAAAAAGACTAAATGACACGAATAAGGAGAATCGTGTTGGCAGCTATTAGCCTTCCAGATGAATCTAACAAAGTCCAAGCCCTTCTTGTTGGTCAACATCTATTGAGAATAAACACGTTGTCTCACCGACCGTGGCTGGCGAGGAAATGAGAAAGGACCATCTGAAATTTTCTTGTTATATTTCCCATTAGACCTAGCTTCATCATTTAGAGCTGCAACTGAAGTAGCTGCAAAGGCCCCAAAGTTAACACCTTACCATAAACCAGAAATGATTAATAATCTAACATACATGAGTGTGTGAGTGTGCACACAACCACAAAACAAAAGCATCTACATTATAGCTCACAAAATTATATAGCATGCGCGAAGTTGACACAATTTCTGCCATAATCCTGATTTAGACCAGAATGCATCTACAAGAGGGGAAAGTGATCAAGTTCATAGATTAGTGGTTTTAAAAGTCTAGTTAATGATCACTCATGAAACTTCAAGAACGAGCTTGATTGCAGATATGGCACCACGTGAGATCCCATGACCTGATCTTACTTAAAATATGCTAACAATAtcattggcaaaaaaaaaaaaaaaaacaaaaaacaaaagcgaTGAGAATCCCCATGTGAGCACTTTTCAATTGTCACATTCAATTATGATTTAACAAATTGGCATAGATACCAATTCAGGACCCTAAAGAAATCAAAGATAAGATTTTCTTGATCCCATAATCATCTCACCCTCTAAGATAAATCTTTGAAACAAACTTGtaaaagagaaaattatagaAATTCTGAAATGTTGGAAATTTAACAGGGATTTTAATCAGTTGGAATATAAAGCAATGGCATTACTATCTAGTCTACAATATTGCTTAAAACAAAGTAAGAATATCAATCAAGCACCTTGATTTAATCCTAACTGGTTTCTCAAATCTACCCCATCTCTGGCAGCACGGTGCGGTCGATCCATGGTGTGACTGCCAAAACTCTCATTGGTGCTGCCAAGCCTAAGGGAAATCCAATCCTCAGTAGGGACAGGATTAGATACAGGAGGCTGGTGTACCAAGTCAGGCTGCACAGGTTGAGTTGGGAGAAATGTTTGTAATGAGGGGTCCTCACTAACAAATCTCATTGGATTATCAACCAAGCCAACATCCATATCAACATTGGCATCACAGGCCAAAGAATCTGGGACTTCCCCGCCAGAAGTTATAGTTGGTGTTGATGCCAATGTGCTACCATTCATTGGAGCAGCACAACTAATGGAAGAATGCTCCAGATCAATAAAAGCATCTGATACATCTGAGTCCGTATTAAATAGTTGGAAATGGGTACCGGCTTGAGTACCAGAAGAAAAGGACCAGCTGGACATCCCAACATCATTCAAACCTGTATCGAAGAGATCAAAACAAGAATCAGCACCTGCATCAAGTGCTAGATCTTCCAAGTATGAGTCTGCTATTCCAGGATTGGCAACCAATGAAGAACAACTCCCATCTACTGGGCAAGTATCATAGACGGTTTGAGGAGGAACTAAATTGACATTCTCTTCATCAGAATCGCTAAGAACAATGATGTCAGCATTCCCTGATGGCACAAAACTACCACTGTTTATTGCAAGTGTTGGGTCAAAATAATGACAAATAGAGTTGATCTCATTGACATTACTGGGAGATATTTCAACATGCCCACTATAATCCTGGTTTATACTTGGGTCCTCTTCGTATTTGCTACTTCCAGTGGTGCTACTGCTCATTGTTTTAGTCCTTTGCCCTTGATTCACAAAATTTCCCTCAATTTGATTCTTCGAGGAACAAAAAGCAAGCTGATGTTTTCTTCCTTGCATCATTCCACCAAGATTACTCTTAATTCTGATTTCAGGACTACCATGTGCTTTCAAG is a window of Populus nigra chromosome 10, ddPopNigr1.1, whole genome shotgun sequence DNA encoding:
- the LOC133705540 gene encoding 26S proteasome non-ATPase regulatory subunit 11 homolog, with the translated sequence MSTSYLPATTDSIAQALEAKNPSESISIFYRILESTSSSPESLRIKEQSITNLSDLLRQENRAEELRSLLTQLRPFFALIPKAKTAKIVRGIIDAVAKIPGTSDLQISLCKEMVQWTRAEKRTFLRQRVEARLAALLMESKEYSEALNLLSGLIKEVRRLDDKLLLVDIDLLESKLHFSLRNLPKAKAALTAARTAANAIYVPPAQQGTIDLQSGILHAEEKDYKTGYSYFFEAFEAFNALEDPRAVFSLKYMLLCKIMVSQADDVAGIISSKAGLQYVGPELDAMKAVADAHSKRSLKLFETALRDFKAQLEEDPIVHRHLSSLYDTLLEQNLCRLIEPFSRVEIAHIADLIELPIDHVEKKLSQMILDKKFAGTLDQGAGCLVIFDDPKTDAIYPATLETISNVGKVVDSLYVRSAKIMA